A section of the Pseudomonas fluorescens genome encodes:
- a CDS encoding GMC family oxidoreductase, producing the protein MTIAVEQYDYVVVGAGPAGCLLANRLSTNPAHRVLLLEAGGRDNYPWIHIPVGYLFCIGNPRTDWCFKTQAQQGLQGRALSYPRGKVLGGCSSINGMIYMRGQANDYDGWAAEGNPGWAWDDVLPLFKQSENHFAGASPLHGDSGEWRVEQQRLHWPILDAFREAARQSGIASIDDFNQGDNEGCGYFQVNQKGGVRWNAAKAFLKPIRQRPNLTVLTEVEVDRVLLDDGHASAVIGRQHGQAVTWKARKEIILCAGAVGSPGILQRSGIGPSSVLKPLGIEVLHELPGVGGNLQDHLQLRLIYKLENARTLNQIAGSLWGKMGMGLQYLYDRSGPLSMAPSQLGAFARSGPEQTSANLEYHVQPLSLERFGEPLHAFPAFTASVCDLRPQSRGRIDIRSADPSAPPLIQPNYLSHPEDLRVAAAAIRLTRRIVGAQALRPFNPVEYLPGEALQSDEQLQEAAARIGTTIFHPVGTCRMGQDKDAVVDAQLRVHGVPGLRIADASIMPRITSGNTCSPTLMIAEKAAQLILSPQTRSLPPERELTTPV; encoded by the coding sequence ATGACTATTGCAGTTGAGCAATACGATTACGTGGTAGTAGGTGCCGGCCCTGCGGGCTGCCTGCTGGCCAATCGACTGTCTACCAACCCCGCCCATCGCGTGCTGTTGCTTGAAGCCGGTGGCCGCGACAATTACCCCTGGATCCATATTCCTGTCGGCTACCTGTTCTGCATCGGTAACCCGCGCACCGACTGGTGCTTCAAGACCCAAGCCCAACAAGGCCTGCAAGGCCGTGCCCTGAGCTATCCACGGGGCAAAGTGCTGGGCGGCTGCTCGTCGATCAACGGCATGATCTATATGCGCGGCCAGGCCAACGACTACGACGGCTGGGCCGCCGAAGGCAACCCGGGCTGGGCCTGGGACGACGTACTGCCGCTGTTCAAGCAAAGCGAAAACCATTTTGCCGGCGCCTCGCCCCTGCATGGCGACAGCGGCGAGTGGCGTGTGGAGCAGCAGCGCTTGCACTGGCCGATCCTCGACGCCTTCCGCGAAGCGGCCAGGCAAAGCGGCATCGCCAGCATCGACGACTTCAACCAGGGCGATAACGAAGGCTGCGGTTACTTCCAGGTCAACCAGAAGGGCGGCGTGCGCTGGAATGCGGCCAAGGCGTTTCTCAAGCCCATTCGCCAGCGTCCCAACCTGACGGTACTGACCGAAGTCGAGGTTGATCGCGTGTTATTGGACGACGGTCACGCCAGTGCCGTGATTGGCCGCCAGCATGGGCAAGCCGTCACCTGGAAAGCACGCAAGGAAATCATCCTGTGCGCCGGCGCCGTGGGCTCGCCCGGCATCCTGCAACGTTCCGGCATCGGCCCTTCCAGCGTCCTCAAGCCCTTGGGCATCGAGGTGCTGCACGAACTGCCCGGAGTCGGCGGCAACCTGCAGGATCACCTGCAACTGCGCCTGATCTACAAGCTGGAAAACGCCCGCACCCTGAACCAGATCGCCGGCTCTCTGTGGGGCAAGATGGGCATGGGCCTGCAATATCTGTATGACCGCAGCGGCCCACTGTCCATGGCCCCCAGCCAACTCGGCGCCTTCGCCCGCTCGGGGCCGGAACAGACCTCGGCCAACCTCGAATACCACGTGCAGCCACTGTCGCTGGAGCGTTTTGGCGAGCCGCTGCACGCGTTCCCGGCGTTTACCGCGTCGGTCTGCGACTTGCGCCCCCAGAGTCGCGGGCGTATCGATATCCGCTCGGCCGATCCTTCTGCGCCGCCGCTGATCCAGCCCAACTACCTGAGCCATCCCGAGGATTTACGCGTGGCCGCCGCGGCCATCCGCCTGACCCGGCGCATTGTCGGCGCCCAGGCCCTGCGCCCGTTCAATCCGGTGGAATACCTGCCCGGCGAGGCGTTACAGAGCGACGAGCAATTGCAGGAAGCCGCGGCGCGGATCGGCACTACGATCTTTCACCCGGTCGGCACCTGCCGCATGGGCCAGGATAAAGACGCCGTCGTCGATGCCCAATTGCGTGTGCATGGTGTGCCGGGCCTGCGCATTGCCGATGCCTCGATCATGCCCCGCATCACGTCCGGCAACACCTGCTCACCGACACTGATGATCGCGGAAAAAGCCGCGCAACTGATCCTGTCCCCTCAAACAAGGAGCCTGCCCCCCGAACGAGAGCTGACAACACCGGTATGA
- a CDS encoding DUF3857 domain-containing transglutaminase family protein — protein sequence MHRFSFYRPLICAGLGLVSHTAHAALQPMAEAALANESELHCHFNRDASTDCTTTYRYTILQPSGREMLSRIDFNYAEGDSFEVLHAESIQPGGKPQALDESQIDTRTAPNPDQGFSRLKQTSLAFPNLRVGTQVRYTVREHHPAKPLMTEFHYALQFGPSNARRDRLKARFTAERPIEWRAELMDGFTITPSVNRKTLDIEQKAPTYLNYINESGHAYMRLIPRIEVGSSLDVQKHFGGFAQRYNQILAANLPQGSTAAVAAVKGLAPAQQVAGLMQHINDHYRYLGDWRATDRGYVPFNLAEIEQHGYGDCKDLAILLTAMLKASAIKAETAWVSRGDVVDSLLVPGAGAPNHAIVRAEVDGQVWWLDPTNPVFTPGQAMPDIQDRWVLVNDAQGQVREEHIPLARPDTSIRLDKQVHYDKQGNGTTRASVTFSGLTLMQLSIADREQGATATDQNICDNFGREISDCQVTRQPTGFVQPDRYTVKASMTDLGALEKLDEGYVYTDQSLKEKWDDLLNYRRNGQRGDLYLGNPDTVDYTFTLTGGKMDKPVPGCKINSPWYDLELDGKPLKDGLRYHYRLTQKVRWLSHDEIVSAPFEKMINDARACGEQVHQTVKL from the coding sequence ATGCACCGTTTCTCGTTTTATCGCCCTTTGATTTGCGCAGGTTTGGGGCTTGTTTCGCACACCGCCCATGCCGCGTTGCAACCCATGGCCGAAGCTGCACTTGCCAACGAATCCGAGCTGCACTGCCACTTCAACCGTGACGCCAGCACCGATTGCACCACCACCTACCGCTACACCATCCTCCAGCCCAGTGGCCGAGAGATGTTGTCGCGCATCGACTTCAACTATGCCGAAGGCGATAGTTTTGAAGTGCTGCACGCCGAGTCCATCCAGCCCGGCGGCAAGCCGCAAGCGCTGGACGAGTCGCAGATCGACACGCGCACCGCGCCCAACCCTGACCAGGGGTTTTCCCGGCTCAAACAAACATCCCTGGCCTTCCCCAACCTGCGGGTCGGTACACAAGTCCGCTACACCGTGCGCGAACATCACCCGGCCAAGCCGCTGATGACCGAGTTCCACTACGCCCTGCAGTTTGGCCCCAGCAACGCCCGCCGCGACCGGCTCAAGGCACGCTTCACGGCTGAACGGCCAATCGAGTGGCGCGCTGAGTTGATGGACGGCTTCACCATCACCCCCTCGGTCAATCGCAAGACCCTGGATATCGAGCAAAAAGCGCCGACCTACCTCAACTACATCAATGAATCGGGCCATGCTTATATGCGGCTGATCCCGCGTATCGAGGTGGGCAGCAGCCTGGATGTGCAAAAGCACTTCGGCGGCTTTGCCCAACGCTACAACCAGATCCTCGCGGCCAACCTGCCGCAGGGCAGTACCGCCGCCGTCGCCGCGGTGAAGGGCCTGGCCCCGGCGCAGCAAGTGGCCGGGCTGATGCAGCACATCAACGACCACTACCGTTACCTGGGTGACTGGCGTGCCACGGACCGTGGCTATGTGCCGTTCAACCTGGCAGAGATCGAACAGCACGGTTATGGCGACTGCAAGGACCTGGCGATCCTCCTGACCGCCATGCTCAAGGCCAGCGCAATCAAGGCCGAGACCGCCTGGGTCAGCCGTGGGGATGTGGTGGACTCACTGCTGGTGCCAGGCGCTGGCGCGCCCAACCATGCCATCGTGCGCGCCGAAGTGGACGGCCAGGTGTGGTGGCTGGACCCGACCAACCCCGTGTTCACCCCGGGCCAGGCCATGCCCGATATCCAGGACCGCTGGGTGCTGGTCAACGACGCCCAGGGCCAAGTGCGCGAAGAACACATCCCCCTGGCGCGCCCTGACACCAGCATCCGCCTGGACAAACAGGTGCATTACGACAAACAGGGCAACGGCACGACTCGCGCCAGCGTCACCTTCAGCGGCCTGACGCTGATGCAGTTGAGCATCGCAGACCGTGAACAGGGGGCCACCGCCACCGACCAGAACATCTGCGACAACTTTGGCCGGGAGATCAGTGATTGTCAGGTCACCCGTCAACCCACCGGGTTCGTGCAGCCCGACCGCTACACGGTCAAGGCCAGCATGACCGACCTGGGCGCCCTGGAAAAACTCGATGAAGGCTACGTCTACACCGACCAGTCGCTGAAGGAGAAGTGGGACGACCTGCTCAACTACCGCCGCAATGGGCAACGGGGCGACCTGTACCTGGGCAATCCGGACACCGTCGACTACACCTTTACCTTGACCGGCGGGAAGATGGACAAGCCGGTCCCGGGCTGCAAGATCAACTCCCCCTGGTATGACCTGGAACTCGATGGCAAGCCGCTCAAGGATGGCTTGCGCTACCACTACCGGTTGACCCAGAAAGTACGCTGGTTGAGCCATGACGAAATCGTCAGTGCGCCATTTGAAAAAATGATCAACGATGCCCGCGCCTGTGGGGAGCAAGTGCATCAAACCGTAAAACTCTAA
- a CDS encoding LysR family transcriptional regulator has translation MFDWNDLRYFLELQRSGRLLTAAQRLKTTHATVARHIEAIEKSLGTALFVQHAQGYELTPSGEALLKHAEAMENVALLAEEELTHSAAPLGKIRLGVAEGLGVMFLAGRMGGLFERYPGLEVELVAVPRFVSILNREAEISIHLERPSVDQLVTRKLTDYRLALYASRNYLARTPAIEKREDLAAHAWIDYVDDLLFSQELKLLSSFCRNPRVVFHSTSVIAQHQAARSGLGIAVLPCFMAAGDPDLVPLLPQEGIQRSYWISSRRELHKSVRLRVLWDYVVQLCAKEQGLLLGER, from the coding sequence ATGTTCGACTGGAATGACCTGCGGTATTTCCTTGAGCTGCAGCGCAGCGGGCGCCTGCTCACCGCCGCCCAGCGCCTGAAAACCACGCATGCCACTGTTGCCCGGCATATCGAGGCGATCGAGAAAAGCCTCGGTACCGCGCTGTTTGTACAGCACGCCCAGGGTTATGAGCTGACGCCGTCGGGCGAAGCGCTGCTCAAGCATGCCGAAGCCATGGAGAATGTTGCGCTGCTGGCCGAAGAGGAACTGACCCACTCCGCCGCTCCCCTGGGCAAGATTCGCCTGGGGGTCGCCGAAGGGCTGGGGGTGATGTTTCTCGCCGGGCGCATGGGCGGCCTGTTCGAGCGTTATCCAGGGCTGGAAGTGGAATTGGTGGCGGTGCCGCGGTTTGTCAGCATCCTCAACCGCGAGGCCGAGATCAGCATCCACCTGGAGCGTCCGAGCGTCGATCAACTGGTCACGCGCAAGCTCACCGACTACCGCCTGGCGCTCTACGCCAGCCGCAATTACCTGGCGCGCACGCCGGCCATCGAAAAACGTGAAGACCTGGCCGCCCATGCCTGGATCGATTACGTCGACGACCTGCTGTTCAGCCAGGAACTGAAATTGCTCAGCAGCTTTTGCCGCAACCCCAGGGTGGTGTTCCACAGCACCAGCGTGATTGCCCAGCACCAGGCGGCGCGTTCGGGGTTGGGAATTGCGGTGTTGCCGTGTTTTATGGCTGCGGGGGATCCGGACCTGGTGCCGCTATTGCCGCAGGAGGGCATCCAGCGCAGCTATTGGATCAGCTCCCGGCGCGAGCTGCACAAGTCGGTGCGGTTGCGGGTGTTGTGGGATTACGTGGTGCAGTTATGTGCCAAGGAGCAGGGTTTGCTACTGGGCGAACGGTAA